A genomic segment from Mastomys coucha isolate ucsf_1 unplaced genomic scaffold, UCSF_Mcou_1 pScaffold7, whole genome shotgun sequence encodes:
- the LOC116081991 gene encoding prolactin-3B1-like, with protein MQLSFIQPCSFSGALLLLAVSNLLVWEQVTCLPNYRMPTGSLYQRVVQLSDSTHSLASQVFMDMNFGRTAWTYGLILSPCHTATIPTPENSEEVHQTKSEDLLKVSITILQAWEEPLKHMVAAVAALPHVSDTLLSRTKELEERIQGLLEGLRTIFNRVHPGAVVSDYAFWSEWSDLQSSDESIKNNVLRNLYRCIRRDTHKVDNYLKVLKCRDVHNNNC; from the exons ATGCAGCTGTCTTTTATTCAACCGTGCTCCTTCT CTGGGGCACTCCTTTTGCTGGCAGTGTCAAACCTGCTTGTTTGGGAGCAGGTGACTTGCTTACCAAATTATCGAATGCCCACTGGAAGCCTATACCAACGTGTGGTTCAGTTGTCAGACTCCACCCATAGTCTTGCTTCACAAGTATTCATG GATATGAACTTTGGTAGGACAGCTTGGACATATGGCCTGATATTAAGCCCCTGCCACACTGCTACAATCCCTACTCCAGAAAACAGTGAGGAAGTCCACCAGACAAAA TCAGAAGACCTTCTGAAAGTGTCCATCACTATTTTACAAGCCTGGGAAGAGCCTCTGAAGCACatggtggcagcagtggctgctcttccacatgTATCTGATACCCTGCTGTCACGAACAAAGGAGTTGGAGGAGAGAATTCAAGGGCTTCTGGAGGGACTGAGGACCATATTCAACAGG GTTCACCCAGGAGCTGTTGTAAGTGACTATGCTTTCTGGTCGGAATGGTCCGATTTGCAGTCATCTGATGAATCCATTAAGAACAATGTTCTTAGAAACTTGTATCGGTGCATACGCAGGGATACACATAAGGTTGACAATTATCTCAAGGTCTTGAAGTGCCGCGATGTTCATAACAACAACTGCTGA
- the LOC116081904 gene encoding prolactin-3C1-like: protein MQLPLTQACTWKGLLLLVSCMFLCIYVTATPYDQIANEELYDNVLSWSRRTHRVAQKMYKVLDSKVTERVCFKNKKNNTCQSTSTHTVKITEDLLKVIINVSNAWIYPLKMLIPAVFIHLGSHDGMLARAIELSYGNKVVLEGAKILLSKIQPGIEENDYPDSDLWPDLKELRSHNKSTHLPAFCKLFYCLRKDTKKIKCHLRALKHGIIKNRC, encoded by the exons ATGCAGCTACCACTGACTCAAGCATGCACCT GGAAGGGGCTGTTGCTGTTGGTGTCATGCATGttcctgtgtatatatgtgactgCCACACCATATGACCAGATTGCCAATGAGGAGCTGTATGACAATGTGCTTTCCTGGTCTCGTCGCACCCATAGAGTTGCCCAGAAAATGTATAAAGTCTTA GACTCAAAGGTAACTGAGAGAGTatgttttaagaataaaaaaaacaacacctGCCAAAGCACTTCTACCCATACTGTAAAAATT ACTGAAGATCTTCTGAAAGTCATCATCAATGTTTCAAATGCCTGGATATATCCACTGAAAATGCTCATACCTGCAGTGTTTATTCATTTAGGCTCTCATGATGGTATGCTGGCAAGAGCCATAGAGCTTAGCTATGGAAATAAAGTAGTTCTGGAGGGAGCAAAAATTTTACTCAGTAAG ATTCAGCCTGGAATTGAAGAAAATGACTACCCTGACTCTGACTTGTGGCCAGACCTAAAGGAATTGAGGTCCCACAATAAAAGCACTCACCTTCCTGCATTTTGTAAACTCTTCTACTGCCTTCGCAAGGATACAAAGAAGATTAAGTGTCATCTCAGGGCCCTGAAGCACGGCATAATCAAAAACAGGTGCTAA